One genomic segment of Mycolicibacterium psychrotolerans includes these proteins:
- a CDS encoding ferrochelatase codes for MTTAGAFDALLLLSFGGPEGPEQVMPFLENVTMGRGIPRERLASVAEHYLHFGGVSPINGINRDLIVQIEAELARRGMEVPVYFGNRNWEPFVEDTVAHMRDNGIRRAAVFSTSAWGGYSGCTQYQEDITRARTAVGPEAPELTKLRQYFDHPLLIAMFADAIRDAAATLPEKLRDEARLVFTAHSIPLRAASRCGPDLYERQVGYTSRLVAAAAGYQDFDQVWQSRSGPPQVPWLEPDVGDHLDALARDGSKAVIVCPVGFVADHIEVVWDLDTELAEQAAEAGIALARASTPNSSPGFARLAVDLMDELQRGLPAARVDGPDPVPGYGCSVNGALCTAACSSS; via the coding sequence ATGACTACGGCCGGCGCTTTCGATGCGCTGCTGCTCCTGTCCTTCGGCGGACCCGAGGGGCCCGAGCAGGTGATGCCGTTCCTCGAGAACGTCACCATGGGGCGGGGTATCCCGCGCGAGCGGTTGGCCAGCGTCGCCGAGCACTATCTGCATTTCGGTGGTGTGTCACCGATCAACGGGATCAATCGCGACCTGATCGTGCAGATCGAGGCCGAGCTGGCCCGGCGCGGCATGGAGGTGCCGGTCTACTTCGGCAACCGCAACTGGGAACCCTTCGTCGAGGACACCGTTGCGCACATGCGCGACAACGGTATTCGCCGGGCCGCGGTGTTCTCCACCTCCGCGTGGGGCGGCTACTCGGGCTGCACGCAGTATCAGGAGGACATCACCCGGGCCCGCACCGCCGTCGGCCCGGAAGCGCCGGAACTGACGAAGCTTCGCCAGTACTTCGACCACCCGCTGCTGATCGCGATGTTCGCCGACGCGATCCGCGACGCCGCGGCGACCCTGCCGGAGAAACTGCGCGATGAGGCCCGCCTGGTGTTCACCGCGCACTCGATTCCGCTGCGCGCCGCGTCTCGGTGCGGCCCGGACCTCTACGAACGTCAGGTCGGCTACACCTCGCGACTCGTCGCTGCCGCGGCCGGCTACCAGGACTTCGACCAGGTGTGGCAGTCCCGGTCGGGCCCGCCGCAGGTGCCGTGGCTGGAGCCCGATGTGGGCGATCACCTCGACGCACTGGCGCGCGACGGGTCGAAGGCGGTGATCGTCTGCCCGGTGGGTTTCGTCGCCGACCACATCGAGGTGGTGTGGGATCTCGACACCGAACTGGCCGAGCAGGCCGCCGAGGCGGGGATCGCCCTGGCGCGCGCGTCGACACCGAACAGCAGCCCCGGATTCGCCCGGCTGGCAGTCGATCTGATGGACGAACTGCAGCGCGGGTTGCCCGCGGCCCGTGTCGACGGCCCCGACCCGGTGCCGGGCTACGGCTGCAGCGTCAACGGCGCGCTGTGCACCGCTGCGTGCAGCAGTTCCTAA
- the inhA gene encoding NADH-dependent enoyl-ACP reductase InhA, whose translation MAGLLDGKRILVTGIITDSSIAFYIAKVAQEAGAELVLTGFDRMKLIRRIADRLPNPAPLIELDVQNTEHLDSLADRVTAEIGEGNKLDGVVHSIGFMPQTGMGINPFFDAPYEDVAKGIHISAFSYASLAKAVLPIMNPGGGIVGMDFDPTRAMPAYNWMTVAKSALESVNRFVAREAGKVGVRSNLVAAGPIRTLAMSAIVGGALGEEAGAQMQLLEEGWDQRAPLGWNMKDPTPVARTVCALLSDWLPATTGTVIFADGGASTQLL comes from the coding sequence ATGGCAGGCCTTCTCGACGGAAAACGGATCCTCGTCACGGGGATCATCACCGACAGCTCGATCGCGTTCTACATCGCCAAGGTGGCGCAGGAGGCGGGCGCCGAGCTGGTGCTGACCGGGTTCGACCGGATGAAGCTCATCCGCCGCATCGCCGACCGGCTGCCGAATCCGGCGCCGCTGATCGAGCTCGACGTGCAGAACACCGAGCACCTCGACTCGCTGGCCGATCGGGTCACCGCGGAGATCGGTGAAGGCAACAAGCTCGACGGTGTGGTGCACTCCATCGGCTTCATGCCGCAGACCGGCATGGGCATCAACCCCTTCTTCGACGCGCCCTACGAGGACGTCGCCAAGGGCATCCACATCTCCGCCTTCTCGTACGCGTCGCTGGCCAAGGCCGTGCTGCCGATCATGAACCCCGGAGGCGGCATCGTCGGCATGGACTTCGACCCGACCCGGGCCATGCCGGCCTACAACTGGATGACGGTCGCCAAGAGCGCGCTGGAGTCGGTGAACCGATTCGTCGCGCGCGAGGCGGGTAAGGTCGGGGTGCGCTCCAATCTCGTTGCTGCCGGCCCGATCCGGACGTTGGCGATGAGCGCCATCGTCGGTGGTGCGCTCGGCGAGGAGGCCGGCGCGCAGATGCAGCTGCTCGAGGAGGGCTGGGATCAGCGCGCACCGCTGGGGTGGAACATGAAGGATCCGACTCCGGTCGCGCGGACCGTGTGCGCGCTGCTGTCCGACTGGCTGCCGGCCACCACGGGCACCGTGATCTTCGCCGACGGTGGAGCGAGCACCCAGCTGCTGTGA
- the fabG1 gene encoding 3-oxoacyl-ACP reductase FabG1 gives MTSTRPEFVSRSVLVTGGNRGIGLAIAQRLAADGHKVAVTHRGSGVPDGLFGVECDVTDSESVDRAFKQVEEHQGAVEVLVSNAGVAADAFLMRMTEEKFQTVIDANLTGAFRVAQRAARTMQRNRFGRMIFIGSVSGTWGIGNQANYAASKAGLIGMARSIAREVSKAGVTANVVAPGYIDTDMTRALDERIQKGALEFIPAKRVGTAAEVAGVVSFLASEDAGYISGAVIPVDGGMGMGH, from the coding sequence ATGACTTCGACCCGGCCGGAATTCGTGTCCCGCTCGGTGCTGGTGACCGGTGGCAACCGGGGTATCGGTCTGGCCATCGCGCAGCGCCTCGCGGCCGACGGGCACAAGGTTGCCGTGACCCACCGCGGGTCGGGCGTCCCTGACGGACTGTTCGGCGTCGAGTGCGACGTCACCGACAGCGAGTCCGTCGACCGCGCGTTCAAGCAGGTCGAGGAGCACCAGGGCGCGGTCGAGGTGCTGGTGTCCAACGCGGGTGTGGCGGCCGACGCCTTCCTCATGCGGATGACCGAGGAGAAGTTCCAGACCGTCATCGACGCGAACCTCACCGGCGCCTTCCGGGTGGCACAGCGGGCCGCCCGCACGATGCAGCGCAACCGATTCGGCCGGATGATCTTCATCGGATCTGTCTCGGGCACCTGGGGCATCGGCAATCAAGCCAACTACGCCGCCTCCAAGGCGGGGTTGATCGGCATGGCCCGCTCGATCGCCCGCGAGGTGTCCAAGGCCGGTGTCACCGCCAACGTGGTGGCTCCCGGCTACATCGACACCGATATGACCCGCGCACTCGACGAACGAATCCAGAAGGGCGCGTTGGAGTTCATTCCCGCCAAGCGGGTCGGCACCGCCGCCGAGGTCGCCGGCGTGGTCAGCTTCCTGGCTTCCGAGGACGCCGGCTACATCTCCGGTGCGGTGATCCCGGTCGACGGCGGCATGGGCATGGGCCACTAG
- a CDS encoding VWA domain-containing protein, with protein sequence MTLPLLGPMSLSGFEHPWFFLFFLVVLGLIGLYIVVQLSRQRRMLRFANMELLESVAPKRPSRLRHLPAILLILSLTFFTVAMAGPTHDVRIPRNRAVVMLVIDVSQSMRATDVAPNRLAAAQEAAKQFADQLTPGINLGLISYAGTATVLVSPTTNREATKNAIDKLQLADRTATGEGIFTALQAVATVGAVIGGGDEPPPARVVLMSDGKETVPSNPDNPKGAYTAARTAKDQGVPISTVSFGTPYGYVEINDQRQPVPVDDEMLKKIADLSGGDAFTASSLEQLKEVFTNLQEQIGYETIKGDASVGWLRLGALVLAGAALAALLINRRLPT encoded by the coding sequence ATGACTTTACCGTTGCTCGGACCGATGTCGCTGTCGGGCTTCGAACACCCGTGGTTCTTTCTGTTCTTCCTCGTGGTGCTCGGTCTCATCGGGCTCTACATCGTGGTGCAGCTGTCCCGGCAGCGGCGGATGCTGCGCTTCGCCAACATGGAGCTGCTCGAGAGTGTGGCGCCCAAGCGGCCCAGCCGGTTGCGCCACCTGCCCGCGATCCTGCTGATCCTCTCGCTGACGTTCTTCACCGTCGCGATGGCCGGACCGACCCACGACGTGCGTATCCCGCGCAACCGCGCGGTGGTGATGCTCGTCATCGACGTCTCGCAGTCCATGCGCGCCACCGACGTCGCCCCCAACCGGCTCGCGGCCGCCCAGGAGGCGGCCAAGCAGTTCGCCGACCAGCTGACCCCCGGCATCAACCTGGGCTTGATCTCCTACGCCGGTACCGCCACCGTTCTCGTCTCGCCGACCACCAACCGAGAGGCGACCAAGAACGCGATCGACAAGCTGCAGCTGGCCGACCGGACCGCGACCGGTGAAGGCATCTTCACCGCGCTGCAGGCGGTCGCGACCGTCGGCGCCGTCATCGGCGGTGGGGACGAACCCCCGCCCGCGCGCGTCGTGCTGATGTCCGACGGCAAGGAGACGGTTCCGTCGAACCCGGACAACCCGAAGGGCGCCTACACCGCGGCGCGGACCGCCAAGGACCAGGGCGTCCCGATCTCGACGGTGTCGTTCGGCACGCCCTACGGCTACGTCGAGATCAACGACCAGCGTCAGCCCGTGCCCGTCGACGACGAGATGCTCAAGAAGATCGCCGACCTGTCCGGCGGCGACGCGTTCACCGCGTCGAGCCTCGAACAGCTCAAGGAAGTGTTCACCAACCTGCAGGAACAGATCGGCTACGAGACCATCAAGGGAGATGCGAGCGTGGGCTGGCTGCGGCTGGGCGCCCTCGTACTCGCCGGCGCCGCGCTGGCCGCGCTACTGATCAACCGCAGGCTGCCCACCTGA
- a CDS encoding DUF58 domain-containing protein, with amino-acid sequence MKRGEIRDPALTAALRKLELTVRRKLDGVLHGDHLGLLPGPGSEPGESRIYQPGDDVRRMDWSVTARTTHPHVRQMIADRELETWLVVDVSASLDFGTTGCEKRDLAVAAAASIAFLNSGGGNRIGAIISNGETTRRVPALSGRMHEQELLRAIATIPRAPVGVRGDLAAAIDALRRPERRRGMAVIISDFLGPINWMRPLRAIAGRHEVLGIEILDPRDVELPPVGDVVLQDTETGRTREFTIDEQLRTDFEKAAAAHRADVARTLRRCDAPLLTLRTDRDWIADVVRFVASRRRGALAAR; translated from the coding sequence ATGAAGCGCGGGGAGATCCGCGACCCGGCGCTGACGGCGGCGCTGCGCAAGCTGGAGCTCACGGTCCGCCGCAAGCTCGACGGTGTGCTCCACGGCGACCACCTCGGTCTGCTGCCGGGGCCGGGGTCCGAACCGGGGGAGTCGCGGATCTATCAGCCCGGCGACGACGTGCGCCGGATGGACTGGTCGGTCACCGCCCGCACGACCCACCCGCACGTTCGGCAGATGATCGCCGACCGCGAGTTGGAGACCTGGCTGGTGGTCGACGTGTCCGCCAGCCTCGACTTCGGCACGACCGGGTGCGAGAAGCGGGACCTCGCGGTGGCCGCCGCGGCGTCGATCGCGTTCCTCAACAGCGGCGGCGGCAATCGGATCGGCGCCATCATCTCCAACGGCGAGACGACGCGTCGCGTGCCCGCCCTCTCGGGTCGCATGCACGAGCAGGAGCTGCTACGGGCGATCGCCACCATCCCGCGCGCACCGGTCGGAGTCCGCGGCGATCTGGCGGCGGCGATCGACGCGCTGCGCAGGCCGGAGCGCCGCCGCGGCATGGCGGTGATCATCAGCGACTTCCTCGGGCCGATCAACTGGATGCGCCCGCTGCGGGCCATCGCGGGACGCCACGAGGTGCTCGGCATCGAGATCCTCGATCCGCGCGACGTCGAGCTGCCTCCGGTCGGCGATGTCGTGCTGCAGGACACCGAGACGGGCCGGACCCGTGAGTTCACCATCGACGAACAGCTGCGCACCGATTTCGAGAAGGCCGCTGCAGCCCATCGTGCCGATGTGGCGCGTACGCTGCGCCGGTGCGACGCACCGCTGCTGACGTTGCGCACCGACCGCGACTGGATCGCCGATGTGGTGCGGTTCGTCGCGAGCCGGCGCCGCGGCGCCCTCGCGGCCCGGTAG